The proteins below are encoded in one region of Parvicella tangerina:
- a CDS encoding ABC transporter ATP-binding protein, translating to MNKKSTILEVEDLIIGYKNKELVRSINVSGSAGQFILLVGANGKGKSTLLKTLMGHLAPIAGKVRLKGEDLADLSLTTIAQTVAFLSGNTHLPSSVTVNDLLQFSRIPYQSGVRGIRAEDRKVIRQVVDEMGIDDFLEKPYMSLSDGQKQLINIARSLVQQTPIILLDEPTAHLDVVNKRTVFQLLKDQTEKGKLIVCCSHDLAEGSLFADEVWLINKADNFEVVEMYKEITTSDLESRLF from the coding sequence ATGAATAAGAAGAGTACGATATTAGAGGTTGAGGACCTAATTATTGGCTACAAGAATAAGGAACTGGTTAGGAGTATAAACGTAAGCGGCTCTGCAGGACAGTTTATTTTACTGGTTGGTGCAAATGGAAAAGGGAAGTCTACGTTGCTGAAAACATTAATGGGACACTTAGCACCCATTGCAGGAAAGGTTCGTTTGAAAGGAGAGGATCTTGCAGATTTGAGTTTAACGACTATAGCTCAAACAGTTGCATTTCTTTCAGGAAATACCCATTTGCCGAGTTCAGTTACGGTTAACGATCTCTTACAGTTTTCTAGAATACCCTACCAGAGCGGTGTGAGAGGAATCCGTGCAGAAGATCGCAAGGTAATTCGGCAAGTAGTAGATGAGATGGGTATTGATGACTTCCTTGAAAAACCTTATATGTCATTATCCGATGGACAAAAGCAACTGATAAATATTGCTCGCAGTTTAGTTCAGCAAACACCGATCATTTTACTCGATGAGCCAACAGCTCACTTAGATGTGGTCAACAAAAGAACAGTTTTTCAGCTGTTAAAAGATCAAACAGAAAAAGGGAAGTTAATTGTCTGCTGCTCCCATGATCTTGCTGAAGGAAGCTTATTTGCAGATGAGGTTTGGCTAATTAATAAAGCCGATAACTTTGAAGTGGTGGAAATGTATAAGGAGATAACTACCTCTGATCTGGAGTCTCGTCTTTTCTGA
- a CDS encoding iron ABC transporter permease, with protein sequence MNNFGVTKIVLSKSPHIIIVSLILVLFALLSLILGSEIVAVNDLFSGLIEDNKYRFILMELRLPRVLTAVLAGAALAVAGLLMQSFFRNPLAGPYILGVSAGSGLGVALLILFGSSVGWKLVQMNNGVMLFSVLGAAGVLGIILYLAKKIGNGAMLLIAGLMVGAFASAVVSVLQFFAPSESIKKYLLWTMGNLSAVEMSEMFLFALLTLGFIAFSFFKINPLNALLLGDQAAQSLGVDVKKTRFTVILIAGVLAGVVTAYCGPVAFIGLAAPHLSRLIAKTSDHRTLIPLSALLGALLLVVCDMVAQVPGFDLLLPINAVTSLVGAPLVISIILNNRKTWLNE encoded by the coding sequence GTGAATAACTTTGGGGTAACAAAGATTGTTTTGTCGAAGTCTCCTCACATAATTATTGTCTCTTTAATACTGGTGCTTTTTGCCTTGTTAAGCCTCATTCTGGGATCAGAGATTGTTGCTGTTAATGATTTGTTTTCAGGACTCATCGAAGACAATAAGTATCGTTTTATTTTGATGGAATTAAGGTTGCCCAGAGTACTAACGGCTGTGCTCGCTGGAGCTGCCTTGGCTGTAGCTGGTCTTCTGATGCAGTCTTTCTTCAGAAATCCATTAGCAGGACCGTACATACTGGGAGTGAGTGCTGGAAGCGGACTGGGTGTGGCGCTGCTCATTCTTTTTGGATCGTCCGTAGGGTGGAAACTCGTGCAAATGAATAACGGAGTAATGCTGTTCAGTGTGTTGGGTGCCGCTGGTGTGCTGGGAATTATTTTGTACTTGGCTAAGAAAATAGGTAATGGAGCGATGTTACTTATTGCAGGCTTGATGGTAGGAGCCTTTGCGAGTGCCGTGGTGAGTGTTCTACAATTTTTTGCGCCTAGTGAAAGCATTAAGAAATATTTGCTCTGGACAATGGGAAATCTGTCTGCTGTTGAGATGTCTGAAATGTTTTTGTTTGCGCTACTAACCCTGGGGTTCATCGCATTTTCGTTTTTTAAAATCAACCCTTTAAATGCACTTTTGCTTGGGGATCAGGCTGCTCAAAGTTTAGGTGTTGACGTAAAGAAAACAAGATTCACTGTAATCCTGATAGCAGGAGTGCTGGCTGGAGTAGTTACAGCATATTGCGGCCCAGTTGCGTTTATTGGTTTAGCAGCTCCACATCTCTCAAGACTGATAGCTAAGACAAGTGATCATCGAACCTTAATCCCGCTTTCAGCACTGCTGGGTGCTTTGTTATTGGTTGTGTGTGATATGGTAGCTCAGGTTCCTGGGTTTGACTTGCTATTGCCGATTAATGCCGTCACATCTCTTGTGGGTGCCCCTTTGGTGATTAGTATTATTCTTAACAATCGAAAAACATGGTTGAATGAATAA
- a CDS encoding toxin-antitoxin system YwqK family antitoxin, translated as MKSSFLFFTFFLIGLSSYAQKAKHIELKYADGSLKESFSAIIDKNTKDTLRQGEYKYFYPNGTLGQEGRFDQNQLEGPWKLYHETGELKQEMTFKSGLLQGESKTYYRNGQLHEVMNYQNDVLEGEVVIYHENGNIKERSTYQFGLPSGKIKAYYESGQLHYEAIMTKGAFNGPYTRYFENGHIAEKTTKKDNELHGKYVGYYKEHKGMPQKICRYENGKLEGLFEGFYPSGNIMNRYYFKNNIEEGDYMEYFDDSLNTLYMVGKFVNGEKTGKWTIYYPEGEQVYYEGYYKSSERDSIWDVYFPDGTRKQTGTYIKGKESGIWKFYNEDGSLAFEGGYKEGLKSGKWKFYYDTGELRTTHEYVNGMRNGIGRAYDKSGKLIEKAEYKDDELVRTLPLTED; from the coding sequence ATGAAATCAAGTTTCCTCTTTTTTACTTTTTTCTTAATTGGTCTCTCCTCATACGCTCAGAAAGCAAAACACATCGAATTAAAGTATGCTGATGGCAGTTTAAAAGAGTCGTTTTCTGCAATTATTGACAAGAATACAAAAGACACCCTTAGACAGGGTGAATACAAATACTTTTATCCAAACGGCACTCTAGGTCAAGAAGGGAGGTTTGATCAGAATCAACTTGAAGGTCCTTGGAAACTCTACCATGAAACTGGAGAGTTGAAGCAAGAAATGACTTTTAAATCGGGATTGCTTCAGGGGGAATCAAAGACTTATTATCGCAATGGGCAACTCCATGAAGTGATGAATTATCAAAATGATGTTTTAGAAGGAGAGGTGGTGATTTATCATGAAAATGGTAACATTAAGGAGCGCTCGACCTATCAATTTGGACTTCCCTCAGGAAAAATAAAAGCGTATTACGAATCGGGGCAACTTCATTATGAAGCCATCATGACGAAAGGAGCTTTCAACGGACCTTACACTAGATACTTCGAAAATGGTCACATTGCTGAAAAAACCACAAAAAAAGACAACGAATTACATGGAAAGTATGTTGGATATTATAAAGAGCACAAAGGAATGCCTCAGAAGATTTGTCGTTACGAAAATGGCAAACTAGAAGGCTTATTTGAAGGCTTTTATCCTTCAGGAAATATAATGAATCGATATTACTTTAAGAACAATATTGAGGAAGGAGATTACATGGAGTATTTTGACGATTCATTAAACACTCTTTACATGGTCGGAAAATTTGTAAATGGGGAGAAGACGGGCAAATGGACAATATACTACCCAGAAGGAGAACAAGTATACTACGAGGGGTATTATAAAAGTAGTGAGCGAGACAGTATTTGGGATGTTTACTTTCCTGATGGGACGAGAAAGCAAACCGGCACATATATTAAAGGAAAAGAAAGTGGAATATGGAAATTCTATAACGAAGATGGCTCTTTGGCCTTTGAAGGTGGCTACAAAGAAGGTTTGAAAAGCGGGAAGTGGAAGTTCTATTATGATACTGGCGAACTAAGAACAACACATGAATATGTGAACGGAATGCGTAACGGGATTGGAAGAGCTTACGATAAGAGCGGTAAGCTCATTGAAAAAGCAGAATATAAAGATGATGAGTTAGTGCGGACACTTCCGCTAACAGAGGATTAG
- a CDS encoding molybdopterin molybdotransferase MoeA, whose product MISTAEAISLISDSTRPLEAVTTALSKSLGCITTEDVTAKIDLPPFDQSAMDGYAICLGGEDTYSVIGEIQAGDDASEFSLSKGEAVKIFTGAMVPKTADLVCRIEDIVEKGNVISVTKTPTKGANIRWQGEQIKKGETSILKGGKVNPATIGFLANLGIKDLSVVRKPIISIISTGNELISPDELNTLPEGKIFESNSVMLSSALHSLGYESRHSRHLQDDYNEVCKGLKKALHESDVLIISGGISVGDYDFVGKGLQENGVKQVFYKVNQKPGKPLFFGTKGNKLVFALPGNPAAALTCFYIYVLPALNKLSGQGFIGLPKSTSTLTTSLTKSNSREQFLKAYDDNNGTVKILEGQSSAMLKSFAEANALIHLPSHSTPQEGETVEVIKLS is encoded by the coding sequence ATGATTTCAACAGCTGAAGCAATTTCTCTAATTAGCGACTCAACCAGACCACTTGAAGCGGTAACCACTGCATTAAGCAAAAGTCTTGGTTGTATCACGACAGAAGACGTTACCGCAAAAATCGACCTCCCACCATTTGATCAATCAGCTATGGATGGATATGCAATCTGTCTGGGAGGTGAAGATACTTACTCAGTTATTGGTGAAATTCAAGCAGGAGATGACGCCAGCGAATTTAGTTTGTCAAAGGGAGAAGCTGTAAAGATCTTTACTGGAGCCATGGTTCCAAAAACTGCAGATCTCGTTTGTAGGATTGAAGATATTGTTGAAAAGGGAAACGTCATATCCGTTACCAAAACACCAACAAAAGGAGCAAATATTAGGTGGCAAGGCGAACAAATTAAAAAAGGAGAAACAAGTATCCTTAAAGGAGGTAAGGTAAATCCGGCTACTATTGGTTTTTTAGCAAACTTAGGGATCAAAGACCTCTCTGTAGTCCGTAAACCAATTATCAGTATCATTTCAACTGGAAACGAACTGATCTCTCCAGATGAGCTAAACACCTTACCTGAGGGCAAAATTTTTGAGAGTAATAGCGTCATGTTGTCATCCGCATTGCATTCACTTGGCTACGAGAGTCGCCATTCGAGGCATCTACAGGATGATTATAATGAAGTCTGCAAGGGGCTCAAGAAAGCATTGCATGAATCTGATGTGCTCATTATTTCAGGGGGTATTTCTGTTGGTGATTATGATTTCGTTGGGAAAGGACTCCAAGAGAATGGCGTGAAGCAAGTGTTTTACAAGGTTAATCAAAAGCCTGGAAAACCGCTGTTTTTTGGAACCAAAGGCAACAAGTTAGTCTTTGCCTTACCTGGAAATCCTGCGGCTGCATTGACGTGTTTCTATATCTACGTGCTTCCAGCACTGAATAAGTTGTCTGGGCAAGGCTTTATCGGTTTACCAAAATCGACCTCTACACTTACCACCTCTTTAACTAAGTCAAATTCTAGGGAACAATTCCTAAAAGCGTATGACGACAATAATGGAACAGTAAAAATCTTGGAAGGTCAGAGTTCTGCCATGCTTAAGTCGTTTGCAGAAGCCAATGCCCTGATCCATTTACCATCTCACTCTACTCCGCAGGAAGGTGAAACAGTAGAAGTAATCAAACTATCCTAA
- a CDS encoding COG1470 family protein has protein sequence MKKGIVSILLIQFLLGFCMAQDFEVAPVIVNFDANPGEIQKAEITIRNHANIKQSYTITLGDFIIDEKGDKKRIPAGQSEKSCANWTTVTPSFIQLNPNEEKNISVLMTVPKDGYDTRWCLLYVQTAEEQTENPVDKQLQTGIRVKPRIAVLINQSPKSNSNYSGKIYDLKDITTAEDSTYQYQVTVENTGDKILEASVQLYLANLSTATEKKYPSQMQRVYPGEKRTFILSLPKGEGSGKHALAAILDYGHGSDLEGTQIMIDL, from the coding sequence ATGAAAAAAGGCATTGTCAGTATTTTACTTATCCAGTTTTTGTTGGGGTTTTGTATGGCCCAAGATTTTGAGGTGGCGCCAGTAATTGTCAATTTCGATGCTAACCCTGGAGAGATCCAAAAGGCTGAGATTACAATTCGTAACCATGCAAACATTAAACAGTCTTACACCATCACTCTTGGAGACTTTATTATAGACGAAAAAGGTGACAAAAAGAGAATCCCTGCTGGACAATCGGAAAAGAGCTGCGCAAACTGGACTACCGTAACGCCATCTTTTATTCAATTGAATCCGAACGAAGAGAAAAATATTTCGGTACTGATGACTGTTCCAAAAGACGGTTATGATACAAGGTGGTGTTTACTGTATGTTCAAACGGCCGAAGAACAAACAGAAAATCCTGTTGACAAACAGCTTCAGACTGGTATTCGAGTTAAACCGAGAATTGCCGTGTTAATAAATCAATCTCCTAAATCAAACTCCAACTACAGTGGAAAGATTTATGATCTTAAAGACATTACCACCGCAGAGGACTCTACCTATCAATATCAAGTTACCGTAGAAAACACTGGAGACAAAATACTTGAAGCCAGCGTCCAGCTTTACCTTGCTAATTTATCGACAGCTACGGAAAAGAAATATCCTTCACAAATGCAACGCGTTTACCCTGGGGAAAAAAGAACTTTTATCCTATCGCTACCTAAAGGAGAAGGGTCTGGAAAACACGCATTGGCAGCGATCCTAGATTATGGTCACGGTTCAGATTTAGAAGGAACTCAAATTATGATTGACCTATGA
- a CDS encoding COG1470 family protein yields the protein MMVIIDGGEDSTKKEKDGIDELILQDSLNALNKKIQVAFKLKKVEQSADSVYFNVVTFTNTDSKTISGALQVRVPNDWKLIADPSMDNIELAPNETISLPVRVSIPLNSTGGVAYVIDASFTTQNGIYSGAAYVKIPMKSKWDAEVFEKQVYFNELFDRVPFKLKIVNEGNATELLKVNLDVGRLYNIIELDKEEFYVEVPPLSDTIIEYTVESNDLLTIEQRTEYGMIWDESSVKVKIVGSDGKKFQDAVHYLDLENELTTQRQEKNTPLNVDFSIFNLLSPNPTFVNLLVYGQLLFKGDHDLSYMGNFRNIYRNGQFFGPTFWSNPNNIRYQLGYSWKDRLHVNAGLITNYTLHTGRGIGARASYDITEKDRVQASFVSNQFLPIIIGTAEYHRRLKTGINLNIGLTYEDNDYVNYQAYSTQLGGSFVFAGSQSISGQVLLTNARFDATAFGGSSDSSLVGASYNFKYSGAFIDNKLRVSLSTRNDQFNFLRLRPVHVISGNSLYRINKVSNVKVFGIYNAVKPSRYTLSPFYNGLYAETQVYRATYQYRFNDKVTSEAGPMAKILSRRSFDNSLGLYDDFDNYFIGGYFNTRFRLNERTFISPTLTIGRTSFRNILSDSTILSPILSTSVGANITGRNFRFNASYIRGPMFFVDDDYILFDEISMETVSLRGQMDKFIYKNTIKLSGFANYYLRLPSNRQSIVLSGRTDFFFPEGWRAYLTAGIFTNSYVDESTQGISASRFFNLNVGVIKSFGFNQPRIKYSDVEFVCFNDFNGDGERQENEPLLPNIKVKLSLDPNYDDPRGIKWGERELMTSAEGKVVVHNMPDINYLVNFKPMVNLGTLYNVNGDNQIISVNEDRVIYVPYAESYRVYGNVVMNRDEYSSKGLINVGGIRITATNLKGDAYSVLTDNDGSYVLNVPQAGSYVISVNNIFGDQFYIDKESFVIQFDGFKTYQLDFTFYEGKRKVNFGGDNIFNFQSLNGSGDDNNSDQEGANGAGENTSNADSTDTGNNAAPNGDFMQNAQKLREEIEKISKENEKTIETPVNPDDVRYMVEIGVFDDEIDTDVANLILSLGFTPTAIKVDGVTVYATPVKKTHAEINEVLQSIYDAGLSEAMIVGIYQGKIITEDKAREFRGE from the coding sequence ATGATGGTAATCATTGATGGGGGGGAGGATAGTACGAAAAAAGAAAAGGACGGCATTGATGAACTTATTCTTCAAGATAGTCTAAACGCACTCAATAAAAAAATTCAAGTCGCTTTCAAACTTAAGAAAGTTGAACAAAGCGCTGATTCCGTTTACTTTAATGTGGTTACTTTCACAAACACGGATTCAAAAACTATTTCAGGAGCTTTGCAAGTAAGGGTTCCCAATGATTGGAAGCTCATTGCTGATCCTTCCATGGACAACATAGAACTTGCTCCAAATGAAACGATTTCACTCCCCGTCAGGGTTTCAATACCCTTGAATTCTACTGGAGGAGTAGCTTATGTAATTGACGCTTCATTCACAACACAAAACGGAATCTATTCGGGTGCGGCTTATGTTAAGATTCCGATGAAGTCAAAGTGGGATGCTGAAGTATTTGAAAAACAGGTTTACTTCAACGAATTATTTGATCGTGTTCCATTTAAATTGAAAATTGTCAATGAAGGAAATGCTACTGAATTACTTAAAGTTAATTTGGATGTAGGTAGACTTTACAATATCATCGAATTGGACAAAGAGGAGTTTTATGTTGAAGTTCCACCCCTTTCTGATACAATTATTGAATACACCGTAGAATCAAATGATCTTTTGACGATCGAACAGCGGACCGAATACGGAATGATTTGGGATGAATCATCTGTAAAAGTAAAGATAGTTGGTTCAGATGGTAAAAAGTTCCAAGATGCGGTACATTACCTTGACTTAGAAAATGAGCTAACAACGCAAAGACAAGAGAAAAATACTCCGCTTAACGTTGATTTTAGCATCTTCAATTTGTTATCCCCAAACCCAACCTTTGTGAACCTTTTGGTTTATGGACAACTTCTATTTAAAGGAGATCACGACCTGAGTTATATGGGGAATTTTAGAAATATCTACAGAAATGGTCAGTTTTTCGGACCAACATTTTGGAGTAATCCTAATAACATTCGGTATCAATTGGGATACTCTTGGAAAGATAGACTACATGTAAATGCCGGACTTATTACGAACTACACGCTCCACACTGGGAGGGGAATAGGAGCACGAGCTTCTTATGACATCACTGAAAAGGATCGTGTGCAAGCCTCGTTTGTGAGTAATCAGTTTCTTCCCATTATAATTGGAACAGCTGAATACCATAGAAGACTGAAGACAGGTATAAACCTTAACATTGGGCTTACTTACGAAGATAATGATTACGTAAACTATCAAGCGTATTCAACTCAATTAGGTGGTAGCTTTGTTTTTGCTGGTAGTCAGAGTATATCGGGACAAGTGTTATTGACCAATGCCAGGTTTGACGCTACTGCGTTTGGAGGAAGTTCTGATTCTTCGCTAGTTGGAGCATCCTATAACTTCAAGTATTCTGGAGCTTTTATAGATAACAAATTGAGGGTTTCTTTATCTACCAGGAACGATCAATTTAATTTTTTAAGGTTGAGACCTGTGCATGTGATCAGTGGTAATAGCCTTTATAGAATCAATAAGGTTAGTAATGTTAAGGTGTTCGGGATCTACAATGCTGTCAAACCAAGTCGCTACACACTTAGCCCATTCTATAATGGTCTTTATGCAGAAACACAGGTTTATAGAGCTACATACCAGTATAGATTCAATGATAAGGTAACAAGTGAGGCGGGTCCTATGGCTAAGATATTATCGAGAAGGAGTTTTGATAATTCGCTAGGTCTTTATGACGATTTTGATAACTACTTTATCGGAGGGTACTTCAATACGCGATTCAGGTTGAATGAGCGAACATTTATTTCTCCTACATTGACCATCGGACGCACATCTTTTAGAAATATTTTAAGTGACTCAACAATACTTAGCCCAATATTAAGTACTTCCGTTGGGGCGAACATCACAGGAAGAAACTTTAGATTCAATGCAAGTTATATTCGAGGCCCCATGTTTTTTGTGGATGATGATTATATTCTTTTTGACGAAATCTCTATGGAGACGGTTTCTTTAAGGGGGCAGATGGATAAATTCATTTACAAGAATACGATAAAACTCAGTGGTTTTGCTAATTACTATTTAAGGCTTCCTTCTAACCGTCAGAGCATAGTTCTCTCAGGAAGGACTGACTTTTTCTTCCCTGAAGGGTGGAGAGCTTACCTTACTGCAGGCATTTTTACGAATAGTTATGTCGATGAAAGCACACAAGGTATAAGTGCGTCTCGTTTTTTCAACTTGAACGTAGGTGTAATCAAGTCATTTGGTTTTAATCAACCAAGAATCAAATATAGTGATGTTGAGTTTGTTTGTTTTAATGACTTCAATGGTGATGGTGAACGTCAGGAAAATGAGCCGCTCTTACCGAATATAAAGGTTAAACTTTCTTTAGACCCTAATTACGATGACCCAAGAGGAATCAAATGGGGAGAGCGTGAATTGATGACCTCAGCAGAAGGTAAGGTAGTCGTTCACAACATGCCCGATATCAACTATCTAGTTAACTTTAAACCAATGGTCAATTTAGGTACGCTGTACAATGTTAATGGCGATAATCAGATCATATCAGTGAATGAAGATAGGGTCATATATGTGCCTTATGCGGAGAGCTACCGTGTTTATGGAAATGTAGTAATGAATCGAGATGAGTACTCTTCAAAAGGGTTAATAAACGTTGGGGGCATTAGAATAACAGCAACAAACTTGAAAGGGGATGCGTATAGTGTATTAACCGACAATGACGGAAGTTACGTGTTGAATGTTCCGCAAGCGGGTAGTTATGTGATTTCAGTAAATAATATTTTTGGTGACCAGTTCTATATTGATAAAGAGTCTTTTGTTATCCAATTTGATGGATTTAAGACGTATCAGTTAGATTTCACTTTCTATGAAGGTAAACGTAAGGTAAACTTTGGAGGAGATAATATCTTTAATTTCCAATCTTTGAATGGATCAGGTGATGATAATAATTCTGATCAGGAGGGTGCAAACGGTGCTGGAGAGAATACTTCCAATGCTGATAGCACTGACACGGGAAATAATGCGGCTCCAAATGGCGACTTTATGCAGAATGCTCAGAAGCTAAGAGAGGAAATAGAAAAGATAAGTAAGGAGAATGAAAAGACAATTGAAACTCCAGTGAACCCCGATGATGTCAGATATATGGTAGAAATTGGAGTGTTTGACGATGAAATTGATACCGATGTTGCCAATCTGATCCTAAGTCTTGGGTTTACACCTACAGCGATTAAGGTAGATGGTGTCACTGTTTATGCCACTCCAGTTAAGAAAACTCATGCTGAGATTAATGAAGTTCTGCAGTCGATTTATGATGCTGGACTCTCTGAAGCGATGATCGTTGGAATCTATCAAGGCAAAATAATCACCGAAGACAAAGCCCGAGAATTTAGAGGTGAATAA
- a CDS encoding Lrp/AsnC ligand binding domain-containing protein → MYQKYDVHYEIDDLDRAILNILIKDAKTPYTEIASQLIVSPGTIHVRMKKLESLGIVTKSTLIVDPVKLGYDMTAFLGVYLEHGSDYEQVVEELKDIPEVVEAYFTTGEYSIFLKIHCRNTQHLYDLLNHKIQSIKTVVRTDTLISLAESIKRQIKV, encoded by the coding sequence ATGTATCAAAAGTATGACGTCCATTACGAGATTGATGATTTGGACCGAGCCATCCTGAACATTTTAATAAAGGATGCTAAGACTCCATATACAGAAATTGCCAGTCAACTGATTGTTTCTCCAGGAACAATTCATGTAAGGATGAAAAAATTGGAATCTTTGGGCATTGTCACAAAGTCAACATTGATTGTAGATCCAGTGAAATTGGGTTATGATATGACCGCTTTTCTTGGTGTTTATTTAGAGCATGGATCAGATTACGAGCAGGTCGTGGAAGAGTTAAAGGATATTCCAGAAGTTGTGGAGGCCTATTTTACTACTGGAGAGTACAGTATCTTTTTGAAAATTCATTGCAGAAATACGCAACACTTATATGATTTACTTAATCACAAGATTCAATCGATCAAAACGGTGGTAAGAACCGATACGTTGATTTCTTTGGCTGAGAGTATCAAACGTCAGATCAAAGTGTGA
- a CDS encoding ABC transporter substrate-binding protein, with amino-acid sequence MSESKESPDGANFPQEPVKVAYSKTFEIDTLDGFQVLRIKDPQTGDSRDYTLVPKGMDAPENRAVIFTPVRDLSLFSVSFVGYLDALNALDKVKYIENINYIYNPAIIELYEKGSVMESGLYGQWNMEKLILNSPELMMINDFPESSNELNKLLKAGIKVLPIMEWQEQDPLARAEWIKVFGALLDQEEEAQFIFDQIEKDYHKASDEISPDTSGIQVLFSSMYQGVWYMPGGNSYLANLLRDAKGTYAWEHTIETGSLSLSFEEVILTSLKNDVWINPDANSLSELYARDGRYQKFVEELSGGVYQNNKRVNANGGNDYWESGVVRPDLILKDYAKMLYPDAKKGVELFYFQKLN; translated from the coding sequence ATGAGTGAGAGTAAAGAGAGCCCTGATGGAGCTAATTTTCCTCAAGAACCAGTCAAGGTTGCCTATTCAAAAACTTTTGAGATTGATACGCTGGATGGTTTTCAAGTGCTGAGAATAAAAGACCCACAAACAGGTGACTCTCGCGATTACACATTAGTGCCGAAAGGGATGGATGCTCCAGAAAATAGAGCCGTGATCTTTACGCCAGTAAGGGACTTGTCTTTGTTCTCGGTTAGTTTTGTCGGTTATTTGGACGCCCTTAATGCGTTGGACAAGGTGAAGTATATTGAAAATATAAATTACATATACAACCCCGCTATCATTGAGCTTTATGAGAAAGGAAGTGTTATGGAGTCTGGTTTGTATGGTCAGTGGAATATGGAAAAGCTGATCTTAAATTCGCCAGAATTAATGATGATCAATGACTTTCCAGAAAGTAGCAATGAGCTCAACAAGTTGCTGAAGGCAGGAATCAAGGTGCTTCCCATAATGGAATGGCAAGAGCAGGATCCACTGGCGAGAGCTGAATGGATCAAAGTTTTTGGAGCGTTGTTAGATCAGGAGGAAGAAGCACAGTTTATTTTCGATCAAATCGAAAAGGATTATCACAAAGCAAGTGATGAGATTAGCCCAGATACGAGTGGAATACAGGTCCTTTTTTCTTCGATGTATCAAGGTGTATGGTATATGCCAGGAGGAAATAGTTATTTGGCTAACCTTTTACGTGATGCCAAAGGGACTTACGCCTGGGAACATACTATTGAAACTGGAAGTTTGAGTCTTAGTTTTGAAGAAGTGATACTGACCTCGCTAAAGAATGATGTTTGGATTAACCCAGATGCAAATAGCTTGTCAGAACTGTATGCAAGAGATGGTAGGTATCAGAAATTCGTTGAGGAATTAAGTGGAGGAGTCTATCAAAACAATAAAAGAGTAAATGCTAACGGTGGGAATGATTATTGGGAGTCTGGAGTGGTAAGACCTGATCTTATTCTGAAAGATTATGCTAAGATGCTATATCCCGATGCTAAAAAGGGGGTAGAGTTGTTCTACTTTCAAAAACTGAACTAA
- a CDS encoding sulfite exporter TauE/SafE family protein: protein MEYLFFVILPIVAFLYASVGHGGASGYLALMALCSFAVEDIRIIALTLNLFVAGISFLHFRKEGHFNSRLFYPFIIGSIPASFIGGMLEIDSLWYKRILGVFLLIATIRFLLEKKASADRKQSNLLLSIFIGASIGLFSGMIGIGGGIILSPVILLLGWGNIKETAAVSALFIFTNSALGLAGNYFSKMSFDLETSLPELLTTVFLATIGGYFGSYWGSQLKHLKLLKYVLATVLGIASIKLWIL, encoded by the coding sequence ATGGAGTACTTATTTTTCGTCATCCTGCCAATTGTAGCGTTTCTCTACGCAAGTGTTGGACATGGTGGAGCCAGTGGATATCTTGCTTTGATGGCTTTGTGTTCTTTTGCAGTTGAAGACATTCGAATCATTGCGTTAACCTTAAACCTGTTTGTAGCGGGAATCAGTTTTTTACACTTTAGAAAAGAAGGACATTTCAATAGTCGATTATTTTATCCGTTTATTATTGGTTCTATTCCTGCTTCGTTTATCGGTGGCATGTTAGAAATCGACAGTTTATGGTATAAACGCATTCTGGGAGTATTTTTACTTATTGCTACTATTAGGTTCTTGCTAGAAAAAAAGGCGTCAGCCGACAGAAAGCAATCTAACTTGTTACTCTCCATTTTTATTGGTGCTTCTATTGGTCTATTTAGTGGCATGATCGGTATTGGTGGAGGGATTATTTTAAGTCCTGTTATTTTACTTCTTGGCTGGGGAAACATCAAGGAAACAGCGGCCGTGTCAGCCCTATTCATCTTCACAAACTCTGCATTGGGGCTTGCAGGCAACTACTTTAGCAAGATGAGCTTTGATCTGGAAACGTCACTACCAGAACTTCTGACAACTGTTTTCCTTGCCACCATTGGCGGCTACTTTGGAAGTTATTGGGGGAGCCAATTAAAACACCTCAAATTGCTCAAATATGTGCTAGCCACCGTACTAGGCATTGCGAGCATTAAGCTGTGGATACTTTAG